From a single Stigmatopora nigra isolate UIUO_SnigA chromosome 21, RoL_Snig_1.1, whole genome shotgun sequence genomic region:
- the eva1bb gene encoding eva-1 homolog Bb, whose amino-acid sequence MEPIRKDMELLSNSMATYAHIKANPESFALYFMMGVCFGLLMALCLLVGGITCRSRRHRHRICKPAPSTERRKLKESGEGDGDEEEDEESGADEESGKMSVEQIEEHSTRSNGTLKSFDVFDSVEELEKARRLEERERIVREIWRNGQPDILVTGTGTIGRVHYH is encoded by the exons ATGGAGCCAATTAGGAAAGACATGGAGCTGCTTAGTAATAGCATGGCAACATATGCTCACATCAAAG CCAATCCAGAGAGCTTCGCTCTCTACTTCATGATGGGCGTCTGCTTCGGACTTCTCATGGCGTTGTGCCTGTTGGTGGGGGGAATCACCTGCAGGTCACGCCGCCATCGCCACCGCATCTGCAAACCTGCGCCGTCCACCGAAAGACGGAAACTGAAGGAATCTGGAGAGGGGGATGGagacgaagaggaggatgaggagagcGGAGCTGATGAAGAAAGCGGGAAAATGAGTGTGGAGCAGATTGAGGAACACAGCACGCGTTCCAACGGGACCCTCAAGAGCTTTGACGTGTTCGATTCGGTGGAGGAACTGGAGAAGGCTCGCCGACTAGAGGAGAGGGAGCGTATCGTCAGGGAGATCTGGAGGAATGGACAGCCTGATATTTTGGTCACTGGGACCGGAACTATTGGGCGGGTCCATTACCACTAG
- the thrap3b gene encoding thyroid hormone receptor-associated protein 3b, with protein MAPYSPSRSNSRSKSRSRSASRSQSRSRSRSRSRKRRYSSRSRSRSRSRTPMSYRNYPSRDYQNNRGYNRGYNRGYRRPFHFRGRNRGYYPRGGHYQNRGGGGGGYGYKSNWQGGGNWHDRKRDQDSRSHSPRRGRSRSHTPNKRSPSRSHSRHSDRSSSERSQRSRASSSSRSRSSTPCPRNKGKPSSKITKEKPAEPPAEKAPEEGNVIEKASGGKWIEYGASEAAQKEEAADADSSPKSGQTASFSGFGFFSKDDSKSGDKTVISAAFKKFLAENKSKKQAAEKEEASERDKNSAEREQEKGIKSGDIFSISVPFVDTKDDKTLPFFDEEEEEFLKSHGLKDRDADEDKSNVTTRDIFGKWGDEPVYPTSYPPVKEKSRRDEDADTLDKMVEMYQSRKHSKKEEKAKKKEKKEKEKEKNKRSPSPPTTSKSKERPLFPGAFPSREESPIRMASPIRLASSREDFEQRVAAMEEMPSSSMSKSRFSSRDMVNPSKKDSAEYRSIFQNIQSAQLRSSPAELFAQHIVSIVHYIKAQHFPSSNMSLSERFAMYQRKAAEAEMKPRKSPEIHRRIDVSPSAFKRHSQMFEEMDEASFKESSKKFKGDNMDLRLDIERRKRFAGKEYRREAGRSPGGSQERSSEKSGKHHKKSKKGKKKRDRSPSSSSSSSSPSPSPFPSAPPPQQQFRGKEFNMGDGPENFEEGFAHSRYPQRDYGGQGDRGHPREFEGQHMERGRGRGFFPRVRGRGWNRGNYPGNNNNNSSNGNPANMNNPQVRPPEEEWDPEYTPKSRKYYLHDDRDGEKNWVDNRGRGRGSFMPRRGRFVYRKGGSSPKWAHDMFQNAEQPEMGDDNMEAEPKDSKNADDGLKS; from the exons ATGGCGCCCTACTCTCCATCCCGATCCAACTCCAGATCTAAATCCAGGTCAAGGTCTGCTTCTAGATCACAATCTAGAAGTCGCTCCCGATCAAGGTCCAGGAAACGTCGCTACAG CTCCAGGTCCCGTTCCCGCTCTCGCTCCCGCACCCCCATGTCCTACCGAAACTACCCCTCCCGGGACTATCAGAACAACCGCGGCTACAATCGGGGCTACAACCGCGGCTACCGCAGGCCCTTCCACTTCCGCGGAAGAAACCGTGGCTACTACCCGCGTGGGGGCCACTATCAGAACCGGggtggcggaggcggcggctACGGCTACAAGTCCAACTGGCAAGGCGGCGGAAACTGGCACGACCGCAAGCGCGACCAGGACAGCCGCTCCCACAGCCCCCGGCGAGGGCGCTCGCGATCGCACACGCCCAACAAGCGCTCGCCCAGCCGCTCGCACTCTCGCCACTCGGACCGCTCGTCGTCGGAGCGGTCGCAGCGCTCCAGGGCCTCCAGTTCCTCCAGGTCGCGCTCGTCCACCCCTTGTCCCCGCAACAAGGGCAAACCCAGCTCCAAGATCACAAAGGAAAAACCGGCAGAGCCTCCGGCCGAGAAGGCGCCCGAGGAGGGCAACGTGATCGAGAAGGCCTCGGGAGGCAAATGGATCGAGTACGGCGCCTCGGAGGCGGCTCAGAAGGAGGAAGCCGCGGACGCCGACAGCTCCCCCAAGTCGGGGCAGACGGCCTCCTTTAGCGGCTTTGGCTTCTTCTCCAAGGACGACTCCAAGTCGGGAGATAAGACAGTGATCTCGGCTGCCTTTAAAAA GTTCTTGGccgaaaacaaaagcaaaaagcaGGCGGCCGAAAAAGAGGAAGCGTCGGAACGCGACAAGAACAGCGCCGAGCGCGAGCAAGAGAAAGGCATCAAGTCCGGAGACATCTTCAGCATCTCTGTCCCCTTCGTCGACACCAAGGACGACAAAACCCTGCCGTTCTTTgacgaagaagaggaggaattCCTCAAGTCTCACGGTTTGAAAGACCGGGACGCCGACGAGGACAAATCCAACGTGACCACAAGGGACATTTTCGGGAAGTGGGGCGACGAGCCCGTCTACCCCACCTCCTACCCGCCGGTAAAGGAGAAAAGTCGCAGGGACGAGGACGCCGATACTTTGGACAAAATGGTGGAGATGTACCAGAGTCGCAAGCACAGCAAGAAGGAGGAGAAGgccaagaagaaggagaagaaagagaaggagaaagagaagaaCAAAAGAAGTCCGTCCCCACCCACCACATCCAAAAGCAAGGAGAGACCCCTCTTCCCGGGGGCTTTCCCAAGTCGCGAAGAGTCGCCCATACGTATGGCTTCACCCATACGTCTGGCCTCATCCAGAGAGGATTTTGAACAAAGAGTCGCCGCTATGGAAGAGATGCCAAG CTCTTCCATGTCAAAGAGTCGCTTCTCGTCCAGAGATATGGTGAATCCCTCCAAAAAGGATTCAGCAGAGTATCGTTCCATCTTCCAGAATATTCAGTCGGCTCAGCTTCGCAGCAGTCCCGCTGAGCTTTTCGCTCAGCACATAGTGTCCATTGTGCACTACATTAAAG CTCAGCACTTCCCCTCTTCAAACATGTCTTTAAGTGAGCGCTTCGCCATGTACCAAAGAAAAGCCGCGGAGGCGGAAATGAAGCCAAGGAAGAGCCCAGAAATCCACAG gAGAATTGATGTTTCCCCCAGTGCCTTTAAGAGGCACTCTCAGATGTTTGAGGAAATGGACGAGGCCAGCTTCAAG GAGTCCAGCAAAAAGTTCAAAGGGGACAACATGGACCTACGCCTGGACATTGAAAGGCGCAAGAGATTTGCCGGGAAGGAGTACCGGCGCGAGGCGGGCAGGAGTCCCGGAGGCTCCCAAGAGAGGTCCTCTGAGAAATCTGGGAAGCACCACAAGAAATCCAA GAAAGGGAAGAAGAAGCGCGACCGCTCACCGTCATCCTCTTCTTCGTCGTCCTCGCCATCCCCGTCCCCCTTCCCTTCCGCGCCACCGCCACAGCAGCAATTCCGCGGCAAGGAGTTCAACATGGGAGACGGGCCGGAAAATTTCGAGGAGGGCTTCGCTCACTCGCGGTACCCTCAGCGGGACTACGGGGGCCAAGGAGATCGAGGCCACCCCCGGGAATTTGAGGGCCAGCACATGGAAAGGGGCCGAGGGCGCGGATTT TTTCCGAGAGTGAGAGGTCGAGGATGGAACAGGGGCAATTATCctggaaacaacaacaacaacagcagcaatgGCAACCCTGCCAACATGAATAATCCTCAAGTGCGCCCTCCAGAGGAAGAATGGGATCCTGAGTACACGCCCAAGAGCAGGAAATACTACTTG cacgaCGACCGTGACGGCGAGAAAAATTGGGTGGACAACCGCGGGCGTGGCCGGGGGTCTTTCATGCCCCGCCGCGGCCGCTTTGTCTACCGCAAGGGGGGAAGCAGCCCCAAGTGGGCCCACGACATGTTCCAGAATGCCGAACAACCCGAGATGGGAGATGACAACATGGAGGCGGAGCCTAAAGACAGCAAGAATGCCGACGATGGCCTCAAATCCTAA